In a single window of the Mauremys reevesii isolate NIE-2019 linkage group 3, ASM1616193v1, whole genome shotgun sequence genome:
- the RIPPLY2 gene encoding protein ripply2, whose amino-acid sequence MESAYICCCPSLQGFSSRRCSKGQHGAEEFWRPWIPTQRDAERQLRRNQSVLYSPYGMTEASGKLTQYTHPVRLFWPKSRCFDYLYREAEALLKNFPVQATISFYEDSDSEDDNAELEQDSGIESDC is encoded by the exons GTTTAGCTCCAGGAGATGCTCCAAAGGACAACACGG GGCTGAGGAATTCTGGAGGCCTTGGATCCCTACCCAAAGAGATGCAGAGAGACAGCTGAGAAGAAATCAAAGTGTG CTGTATAGTCCATATGGGATGACAGAAGCCTCAGGAAAACTTACCCAATATACACATCCAGTTAG ACTATTTTGGCCCAAGTCAAGGTGCTTTGATTACTTATATCGAGAAGCtgaagcacttctgaaaaacttCCCGGTTCAAGCCACAATTTCCTTTTATGAAGACTCAGATAGTGAAGATGATAATGCTGAACTGGAGCAAGATTCGGGAATAGAATCTGATTGCTAA